A single Natrialba magadii ATCC 43099 DNA region contains:
- a CDS encoding bacteriophage holin, whose protein sequence is MSDSQSSVQEQTRALSAEAVETTGKVDAGALGLSAGIIWGAVVAFLELAAGTKYGERWRLLLADLYPGYSHEPGDLVWGTVLGFIDAYILGYLFGRLYNRLAE, encoded by the coding sequence ATGAGCGACTCACAGTCCTCGGTCCAAGAACAGACCCGTGCTCTCTCAGCCGAAGCCGTAGAGACCACAGGGAAGGTAGATGCCGGTGCGCTCGGCCTCTCGGCAGGTATCATCTGGGGTGCAGTGGTTGCTTTCCTGGAACTGGCAGCTGGGACAAAATACGGAGAACGCTGGCGACTGTTGCTTGCGGACCTCTACCCGGGATACAGCCATGAGCCAGGGGATCTCGTTTGGGGCACAGTTCTGGGCTTCATCGATGCATACATCCTCGGGTACCTGTTTGGGAGACTTTACAACCGACTGGCGGAGTGA